One part of the Dermacentor andersoni chromosome 2, qqDerAnde1_hic_scaffold, whole genome shotgun sequence genome encodes these proteins:
- the LOC129387791 gene encoding uncharacterized protein has translation MHRYSGAGTSSGHTTNSATVTRRTTSLAEVLEAARESKLIVPPPEIEREALGAPATAERHRQQPSRAAASGQCKTGCAAVAAAEAPVAPRSNGNSLASILVLFTVSVVTAGFVACAVATGRYITSGGVYAGLRGRHRDLSAGPSMDLQVPAANPVHAVPPATAEEEEAEQLARRLMIHPDTEEVSSNGGLEAGPATEPFRDVAAAAEGRTPAAASGRKRAVRTNRQPAREPKIQNWNPPLAVNNNTETPEPPTAANWSATSDPKWNLTLH, from the exons ATGCACCGCTACTCCGGCGCGGGAACCTCGAGCGGTCACACGACGAATTCCGCCACTGTCACCCGGCGTACAACGAGCCTGGCCGAAGTTCTGGAGGCGGCTCGGGAATCCAAGCTCATCGTTCCTCCCCCCGAGATAGAACGAGAAGCGCTGGGAGCCCCCGCTACCGCCGAGCGCCACCGGCAGCAGCCGTCTCGAGCTGCGGCCTCCGGGCAGTGCAAGACCGGCTGCGCAGCAGTGGCCGCGGCTGAAGCCCCGGTGGCGCCGAGGTCCAACGGGAACAGCCTCGCGTCCATTCTCGTGCTGTTCACGGTCAGCGTCGTCACGGCGGGATTCGTGGCTTGCGCGGTGGCCACGGGTCGCTACATCACCTCGGGCGGTGTCTACGCCGGCCTGCGCGGAAGGCACAGAGATCTGAGCGCCGGCCCTTCTATGGACCTTCAG GTGCCCGCCGCTAATCCTGTACACGCAGTCCCGCCAGCTACTGCAGAAGAGGAGGAGGCCGAGCAACTGGCCCGACGCCTCATGATTCATCCGGACACTGAGGAAGTGTCGTCTAACGGCGGCCTAGAAGCAGGGCCCGCCACGGAACCTTTCAGAGACGTCGCCGCCGCTGCGGAAGGCAGGACGCCGGCGGCGGCATCTGGCAGGAAGAGGGCGGTGAGGACCAACCGCCAGCCGGCGCGCGAACCCAAGATTCAAAATTGGAACCCGCCTCTTGCAGTCAACAACAATACGGAAACTCCAGAGCCGCCTACTGCGGCGAATTGGAGCGCCACGAGCGACCCAAAATGGAATCTTACGTTGCACTAA